A single Antechinus flavipes isolate AdamAnt ecotype Samford, QLD, Australia chromosome 5, AdamAnt_v2, whole genome shotgun sequence DNA region contains:
- the LOC127564488 gene encoding carboxypeptidase A5-like, which translates to MAASGPALLRLIMRGLPILSFLLAVAFSQKMFSGDQVLRIRAKDQKQLQLLRNLEDSEDLKVDFWHAPARSSLPVDMRVPFSNLNAVKNYLNSSGISYTIMIKDIQALLDEEKKGMSSSRRLERSTSSFRYNAYHTLEEIYTWMDNLVAEHSDLVSKIMIGQTFEKRPIFVLKFSTGNKSRPAIWIDSGIHAREWITQATGVWTAMKIVMDYGEEPVLTNILNHMDIFLEVVTNPDGFAYTHNMNRLWRKNRAVNSNSTCKGVDPNRNWDSGFGGVGSSNNPCSETYHGPFPHSEPEVASIANFIQKHKHFKALMSIHSYSQMLLYPYGYRKEPTLDNEELHNLARKAVEALSQVHGTDYVYGRAISTIYVANGITIDWAYEHDIKYSFSFELRDTGVYGFLLPASQIIPTAEETWPAILTIMKHAYNNPY; encoded by the exons ATGGCAGCCAGTGGTCCTGCTCTGCTCCGGCTCATCATGAGGGGTCTCCCCATCTTGAGCTTCCTCCTGGCAGTAGCCTTCAGCCAGAAGATGTTCAGTGG agaCCAGGTTCTCCGCATCAGGGCCAAGGACCAGAAGCAGCTCCAATTACTCAGGAATCTAGAGGACTCCGAAGACCTGAAG GTTGATTTCTGGCACGCTCCAGCCAGGTCCAGCCTCCCCGTGGATATGAGAGTTCCTTTCTCTAACCTGAACGCCGTCAAAAACTATCTGAATTCCAGCGGCATCTCCTATACCATCATGATAAAGGACATCCAG GCGCTgttagatgaggaaaaaaaaggcatgTCGTCCTCCCGGAGACTGGAGAGGAGTACTAGTAGCTTCAGGTACAATGCTTATCACACTCTAGAGGAG ATCTACACCTGGATGGACAATTTAGTGGCTGAACATTCAGACCTGGTCTCAAAAATTATGATTGGTCAAACCTTTGAAAAACGTCCCATTTTTGTGCTGAAG TTCAGCACCGGAAACAAGAGCCGGCCTGCTATCTGGATCGACAGCGGCATTCACGCTCGGGAGTGGATCACCCAAGCAACCGGCGTGTGGACGGCCATGAAG ATTGTCATGGATTATGGGGAAGAACCCGTGCTGACCAATATCTTGAACCACATGGACATTTTCCTTGAAGTTGTCACCAACCCTGATGGATTTGCCTACACCCACAATATG AACCGTCTGTGGCGCAAGAACAGAGCCGTCAATTCCAACTCCACTTGCAAGGGTGTAGATCCCAACAGGAACTGGGATTCTGGCTTTGGAG GTGTTGGTTCTAGCAATAATCCCTGCTCGGAGACTTACCATGGCCCCTTCCCTCACTCTGAGCCAGAGGTGGCCTCTATTGCGAATTTCATCCAGAAGCACAAGCATTTCAAGGCCCTGATGTCCATCCACAGCTATTCCCAGATGCTCTTGTATCCCTATGGCTACAGGAAGGAGCCTACTCTTGATAATGAGGAGCTG CATAATCTTGCCCGCAAGGCAGTGGAAGCTCTCTCCCAAGTTCATGGAACCGATTACGTCTATGGAAGGGCCATCAGCACCATCT atgtGGCCAATGGGATTACTATTGACTGGGCCTATGAACATGACATCaaatattccttttcctttgagcTGCGGGACACTGGGGTTTATGGCTTCTTACTGCCTGCCAGTCAGATCATCCCTACAGCTGAAGAGACGTGGCCAGCCATCCTGACCATTATGAAGCATGCCTATAATAATCCCTACTAG